A section of the Citrus sinensis cultivar Valencia sweet orange chromosome 8, DVS_A1.0, whole genome shotgun sequence genome encodes:
- the LOC102616239 gene encoding uncharacterized protein LOC102616239, which produces MQSMLNLHGSYGLPLCVSGITPHDHLNLSNEMADHDRRREAMKKQKQKQKQRSSSLLTDHRRHREDQEEEEEEEEIIITSEEGELQLLVIDDCDYEDLARVLLDLSNICLASTARAA; this is translated from the exons atgcaGTCGATGTTGAATCTCCATGGAAGCTATGGCCTTCCTCTTTGTGTTTCTGGGATCACTCCTCATGATCATCTCAATCTCTCCAACGA GATGGCGGATCATGATCGCAGAAGGGAAGCGATGaagaagcagaagcagaagcagaagcaAAGATCATCATCACTGCTTACGGATCATCGTCGTCATCGTGAAgaccaagaagaagaagaagaagaagaagagatcaTCATCACTTCAGAAGAGGGTGAGCTGCAGCTACTTGTTATCGATGATTGTGATTATGAAGATCTTGCTAGGGTTTTGCTGGATCTGTCCAACATTTGCTTGGCCTCTACAGCAAGAGCTGCTTAG
- the LOC102614382 gene encoding uncharacterized protein LOC102614382, whose product MESGGGGATDKMGSSPPPPTKPSKFAVYQNPALSAALTANSLQPSKSSLIFIFSLSSASAFVLLSIISRENGLIEKLRSIDISKDAAYFLAKTIQTMVVLVFIGSMSALLKVISLRRTSKVSKNQPRLTNQQLGLLGIKPKVEQALSESSLKPPKSKPHLSSSSPDALVPLHQSITSSNRKSQAERSNASGGNRLNAFSTSSRSQISPSSIYLVSPASSPLPSLHTSPARDQAVSTPWSGKRPAHAKEIITEEQLEQFLTEVDEKISESAGKLTTPPPTVSGFGIASPATVASSANTSGTKRSTPLRPVRMSPGSQKFTTPPKKGDGEFPPPMSMEESIEAFEHLGIYPQIEQWRDRLRQWFSSVLLNPLLNKMETSHIQLMHSASKLGISISVSPVGSDLPTCGSPTAVSPIDRTKEWQPAFNLDEESLLHQLRASLVQTLDTSIPKFPSNIQQSPQQNALIPIMQECVDAITEHQRLHALMKGEWVKGLLPQSSIRADYTVQRIRELAEGTCLKNYEYLGSGEVYDKKNKKWTLELPTDSHLLLYLFCAFLEHPKWMLHVDPSSYAGAQSSKNPLFLGVLPPKERFPEKYIAVISGVTSTLHPGACVLVAGKQSSPIFAMYWDKKLMFSLQGRTALWDSILLLCHRVKVGYGGIIRGMHLGSSALNMLPVLDSDGED is encoded by the exons ATGGAATCAGGAGGAGGGGGAGCGACAGACAAGATGGGGTCGTCGCCGCCGCCGCCGACGAAGCCGAGCAAGTTCGCCGTGTATCAGAACCCGGCACTATCAGCTGCGCTCACAGCCAACAGCCTCCAGCCCTCTAAATCGTCTcttattttcatcttctcgCTTTCCTCTGCCTCCGCTTTTGTTCTCCTTTCCATCATCTCAAG ggAGAATGGGTTGATTGAGAAGCTGAGATCCATAGATATATCCAAAGATGCAGCTT atTTCTTGGCGAAGACAATACAAACTATGGTGGTTTTAGTTTTCATTGGAAGTATGTCTGCCCTTCTCAAAGTCATCTCTCTGCGCAGAACAAGCAAAGTATCTAAGAATCAACCACGACTAACAAACCAGCAATTAGGGCTATTGGGAATAAAGCCAAAAGTTGAACAAGCTTTATCTGAATCTTCACTTAAACCCCCCAAGTCTAAACCCCACttgtcatcatcatctccaGATGCCCTTGTGCCACTTCATCAGTCAATAACCAGTTCAAATCGTAAATCCCAAGCTGAAAGATCAAATGCCAGTGGTGGTAATAGGTTGAATGCTTTCAGTACTTCATCCAGATCACAGATTTCCCCATCTTCTATATATCTTGTCTCTCCTGCTAGTTCACCCCTTCCTTCTCTCCACACTTCTCCAGCACGTGATCAAGCAGTCTCAACCCCTTGGTCAGGCAAGAGACCAGCCCATGCTAAAGAGATAATAACTGAAGAACAACTTGAGCAGTTCTTGACAGAAGTAGATGAGAAAATCAGCGAATCAGCCGGGAAACTTACAACACCGCCACCGACTGTTAGTGGTTTTGGCATAGCCAGTCCTGCTACTGTTGCAAGCTCAGCTAATACATCTGGAACTAAGAGGAGCACACCTTTGAGGCCTGTGAGGATGTCACCTGGTTCCCAGAAATTTACCACTCCTCCAAAGAAAGGAGACGGTGAATTTCCTCCTCCAATGTCCATGGAAGAGTCTATCGAAGCTTTTGAGCATTTGGGCATCTATCCTCAAATTGAGCAGTGGCGTGACCGCCTCAGGCAATGGTTTTCTTCAGTCTTGCTAAATCCTCTACTCAACAAGATGGAAACCAGTCATATACAG ttaaTGCATTCTGCTTCCAAGCTTGGTATTTCAATCTCTGTTAGTCCTGTGGGAAGTGATTTACCAACTTGTGGGAGTCCAACTGCCGTGTCTCCTATTGATAGGACTAAGGAATGGCAACCAGCATTTAACCTTGATGAAGAAAGCCTTCTTCATCAGTTACGTGCTAGTCTTGTTCAGACTCTTGATACTTCCATCC CAAAGTTTCCTTCCAATATACAGCAATCTCCCCAGCAAAATGCACTGATTCCTATCATGCAGGAATGTGTAGATGCCATAACTGAACATCAGAGGCTTCACGCATTGATGAAAGGAGAGTGGGTGAAAGGGTTACTGCCACAAAGCAGTATTCGGGCAGATTATACAGTGCAAAGGATCAGAG AGCTAGCTGAAGGAACCTGCCTGAAGAATTATGAGTATCTCGGAAGCGGGGAAGTCTATGacaaaaagaacaagaagTGGACTCTTGAGCTTCCAACTGACTCTCACTTGCTcctgtatttattttgtgccttCTTAGAACACCCGAAGTGGATGCTACATGTGGATCCTAGCTCTTATGCCGGAGCACAGTCGAGCAAGAATCCTTTATTCTTGGGGGTTCTTCCTCCAAAAGAAAGGTTTCCTGAGAAGTACATTGCAGTAATATCTGGTGTTACTTCCACTCTTCACCCAGGAGCGTGTGTGCTGGTTGCCGGAAAACAAAGCTCGCCAATCTTTGCCATGTACTGGGATAAGAAACTCATGTTTTCCCTTCAG GGAAGAACTGCACTATGGGATTCCATCCTGCTTCTGTGTCACAGAGTTAAGGTTGGATATGGAGGCATCATACGGGGCATGCATCTTGGATCTTCAGCCTTGAACATGCTCCCTGTTCTCGATTCAGACGGTGAAGACTGA
- the LOC102615949 gene encoding proteasome subunit beta type-4, whose product MESIQAKQGLVGPNDPIQRTQLPYVTGTSVVALKYKDGILMAADMGGSYGSTIRYKSVERIKPIGKHSLLGASGEISDFQELLRNLDELILYDNMWDDGNSLGPKELHSYLTRVMYNRRNKFDPLWNSLVLGGVKNGQKYLGMVSMIGVNFEDSHVATGFGNHLARPILRDEWHENLSYEDGVKLLEKCMRVLLYRDRSAVNKLQIAKITEEGTTISQPYALKTFWGFTAFQNPTAGAEGSW is encoded by the exons ATGGAATCGATCCAAGCCAAACAAGGACTTGTCGGCCCTAACGACCCCATTCAAAGAACCCA GTTACCATATGTGACTGGTACATCTGTTGTTGCGCTGAAGTACAAAGATGGCATATTAATGGCTGCTGACATGGGAG GTTCCTATGGGTCAACAATCCGATACAAGAGTGTGGAACGGATTAAACCTATTGGAAAGCATTCTCTACTGGGTGCCAGTGGAGAAATAAGTGATTTTCAGGAGCTTTTGCGTAATCTTGATGAGCTTAT ACTTTATGACAATATGTGGGATGATGGGAACTCTTTGGGGCCAAAAGAGTTGCACAGCTATTTGACCAGGGTCATGTATAACAGGCGTAACAAGTTTGATCCATTGTGGAACTCTCTTGTGCTTGGTGGAGTGAAAAATGGACAGAAATATCTTGGCATG GTATCAATGATAGGAGTGAACTTTGAGGACAGCCATGTTGCAACTGGGTTTGGGAATCATCTTGCAAGGCCAATTCTTCGTGATGAATGGCATGAAAACTTGAGTTATGAAGATGGCGTTAAGTTGCTGGAAAAGTGCATGCGTGTGCTCCTGTATCGTGATAGATCTGCCGTCAACAAGCTGCAG ATAGCAAAGATCACTGAAGAAGGGACAACAATTTCCCAGCCCTACGCATTGAAGACGTTCTGGGGATTCACTGCATTCCAGAATCCAACAGCAGGTGCTGAGGGATCATGGTAG
- the LOC102614101 gene encoding isovaleryl-CoA dehydrogenase, mitochondrial gives MQRLLGARSLCASFFTKKKKHSAAFSSTSLLFDDTQLQFKESVGQFARENIAPRAAKIDQSNSFPQDVNLWKLMGNFNLHGITAPQEYGGLGLGYLYHCIAMEEISRASGSVGLSYGAHSNLCINQLVRHGSPAQKDKYLPKLISGEHVGALAMSEPNAGSDVVGMKCKADRVDGGYIINGNKMWCTNGPVAQTLVVYAKTDIKAGSKGITAFIIEKGMPGFSTAQKLDKLGMRGSDTCELVFENCFVPNENVLGQEGKGVYVMMSGLDLERLVLAAGPLGIMQACLDVVLPYVRQREQFGRPLGEFQFIQGKTADMYTALQSSRSYVYSVARDCDNGKVDPKDCAGVILCAAERATQVTLQAIQCLGGNGYVNEYATGRLLRDAKLYEIGAGTSEIRRMIIGRALLKQQ, from the exons ATGCAGAGGCTCTTGGGTGCACGGTCTCTCTGTGCTTCGTTCTttacgaagaagaagaaacattcGGCTGCTTTCTCCTCCACTTCTCTGCTCTTTGATGACACTCAATTACAG TTTAAAGAAAGTGTGGGGCAATTTGCGCGAGAAAACATTGCTCCTCGTGCGGCAAAAATTGACCAATCAAATTCGTTCCCACAG GATGTTAATTTATGGAAACTCATGGGAAATTTCAATCTCCATGGAATAACAGCTCCAC AGGAATACGGAGGGCTTGGACTTGGTTACTTGTATCATTGCATAGCAATGGAAGAAATTAGCCGTGCGTCGGGGTCTGTTGGTCTCTCTTACGGTGCCCATTCTAATTTGTGCATCAATCAATTG GTGAGACATGGAAGCCCTGCTCAGAAAGACAAGTACTTGCCCAAG CTCATTAGCGGAGAACATGTAGGTGCTCTTGCCATGAGTGAACCCAACG CTGGCTCTGATGTTGTTGGCATGAAATGCAAAGCTGATCGCGTAGATGggggttatattataaatggGAACAAGATGTGGTGCACCAATGGTCCAGTTGCTCAGACGTTG GTTGTTTACGCAAAAACAGACATTAAAGCTGGCTCAAAAGGAATCACAGCATTTATCATAGAGAAAGGAATGCCCGG ATTCAGCACTGCCCAGAAGTTAGACAAGCTCGGGATGAGAGGAAGTGATAC ATGTGAGCTTGTATTTGAGAATTGCTTTGTTCCAAATGAGAATGTTCTTGGGCAGGAAGGAAAAG GAGTTTATGTTATGATGTCAGGGCTAGATTTGGAGAGGCTTGTTTTGGCAGCTGGGCCCCTGGGTATTATGCAGGCATGCCTTGATGTTGTTCTTCCTTATGTTCGTCAGCGGGAGCAATTTGGCCGTCCACTTGGGGAATTTCAGTTTATCCAG GGAAAAACTGCTGACATGTATACTGCTTTACAATCATCAAG GTCCTATGTTTATTCTGTTGCCAGGGACTGTGACAACGGAAAAGTTGACCCTAAG GACTGTGCTGGAGTGATACTTTGTGCAGCTGAAAGAGCCACCCAAGTTACTCTGCAG GCTATTCAATGTTTAGGTGGTAATGGTTATGTAAATGAGTATGCCACTGGACGTCTCCTTCGAGATGCCAAACTATATGAAATTGGTGCAGGCACCAGTGAGATAAGAAGAATGATTATAGGTCGCGCACTCTTAAAGCAACAGTGA
- the LOC102614878 gene encoding E3 SUMO-protein ligase SIZ1 produces MDLIASCKEKLAHFRIKELKDVLTQLGLSKQGKKQDLVDRILAILSDDQVSKMWAKKSPVSKEEVAKLVDDTHRKLQVSVAPDLASKGGQGVSNSSNIKIKGEMDDYIQSDTKVCCPCGSSLETESMIKCEDPRCPVWQHMSCVIIPEKPTEGNPPVPELFYCEICRLSRADPFWVTIGHPLYPLKLTTTNIPTDGTNPARILEKTFPITRADKDLLSKQEYDVQAWCMLLNDKVPFRMQWPQYADLQVNGVPVRAINRPGSQLLGANGRDDGPIITPWTKDGINKIVLTGCDARIFCLGVRIVKRRSVQQVLNLIPKESEGEHFEDALARVCRCVGGGNAADNADSDSDLEVVADSIGVNLRCPMSGSRIKVAGRFKPCVHMGCFDLDVFVELNQRSRKWQCPICLRNYSLENIIIDPYFNRITSKMRNCGEDITELEVKPDGSWRVKTRSESDRREIGDLASWHFPDGSLCAPAGGEDKPKVEMLKHVRQEGVSEGHIGLKLGIRKNRNGLWEVSKPEDMNGSSGSRLQEKFENHDLKVIPMSSSATGSGRDGEDASVNQDVGGTFDFTNTGIEHDSMSLNVDPTYAFTDRNPCAPVGNTEVIVLSDSEDENDLFISSENIYRDNRNDVGGVSFSVPSAGIANSYPEDPAIGAGGDSCLGYLASNDNDFGMPLWPLPSGTQGGPGFQLFSPDVDVPDGFMDLQHGSINCSTPMNGYTLAPDTSMGSASLVPGCTVGAAADMSDALVDNPLAFDREDPSLQIFLPTRPSDTSVQTELRDQADVANGIRTEDWISLRLGDGVTGGQNELAAANGLNSKQPVHSRESAMDSLADTASLLLGMNEGRSEKASRQRSDSPFSFPRQKRSVRPRLYLSIDSDSE; encoded by the exons atgGATTTGATAGCTAGCTGCAAG GAAAAATTGGCACATTTTCGAATAAAGGAGCTGAAGGACGTGCTTACTCAATTAGGTCTTTCAAAGCAGGGAAAGAAACAG gACCTCGTTGATCGGATATTAGCGATTCTATCTGATGAtcaag TTTCAAAGATGTGGGCAAAGAAGAGTCCTGTTAGTAAAGAAGAGGTGGCAAAACTAGTAGATGACACACACAG AAAATTGCAGGTCTCTGTGGCCCCTGACTTGGCATCAAAGGGTGGTCAGGGTGTTTCAAATAGcagtaacataaaaattaaaggggAAATGGATGACTACATCCAATCAGATACTAAAGTTTGCTGTCCTTGTGGAAGTTCCCTGGAAACTGAGTCAATGATCAAG TGTGAGGATCCTAGATGCCCTGTGTGGCAGCACATGAGTTGTGTTATAATCCCAGAGAAACCTACAGAGGGAAATCCACCAGTTcctgaattattttattgtgagATCTGTAGACTAAGCCGAGCTGACCC TTTCTGGGTTACAATTGGCCATCCGTTATATCCTTTGAAGTTGACTACTACAAATATTCCAACTGATGG CACAAATCCAGCACGGATTTTGGAGAAAACATTTCCAATAACGAGGGCAGACAAGGATTTACTATCAAAGCAAGAGTATGATGTTCAG GCATGGTGTATGCTTTTGAATGACAAAGTCCCATTTAGGATGCAGTGGCCGCAGTATGCAGATCTACAGGTCAATG GAGTACCAGTGCGTGCTATTAATAGACCTGGCTCACAACTACTGGGGGCTAATGGTCGTGATGATGGTCCAATT ATCACACCATGGACAAAAGATGGaataaataagattgtatTAACTGGATGTGATGCGCGCATCTTCTGCTTAGGAGTTAGAATTGTTAAGCGACGAAGCGTTCAACAG GTTCTCAACTTGATTCCTAAGGAGTCTGAGGGTGAGCATTTTGAAGATGCTCTTGCACGTGTTTGTCGTTGTGTTGGTGGTGGAAATGCTGCGGATAATGCTGACAGTGACAGTGATCTGGAAGTTGTTGCAGATTCCATTGGTGTCAATCTACGCTGTCCG ATGAGTGGTTCCAGGATAAAGGTTGCAGGACGATTTAAACCCTGTGTTCACATGGGCTGTTTTGATCTAGACGTCTTTGTGGAGCTCAACCAACGTTCTAGAAAG TGGCAGTGCCCTATTTGTCTTAGGAACTACTCACTGgagaatataattattgatcCATATTTCAATCGCATCACATCTAAG ATGAGAAATTGTGGAGAAGACATTACAGAACTTGAGGTGAAGCCTGATGGTTCTTGGCGTGTGAAAACTAGAAGCGAAAGTGACCGTCGGGAAATTGGAGATTTAGCGTCCTGGCACTTTCCTGATGGTTCTCTCTGTGCTCCTGCTGGCGGGGAGGATAAACCAAAAGTGGAAATGTTGAAGCATGTTAGGCAGGAAGGTGTTTCAGAAGGTCATATTGGTTTGAAACTTGGAATCAGGAAGAATCGCAACGGGCTGTGGGAAGTTAGCAAACCTGAAGACATGAATGGCTCTTCTGGTAGTAGATTACAGGAGaagtttgaaaatcatgatCTGAAAGTCATCCCAATGAGCAGCAGCGCTACTGGAAGTGGTAGGGATGGTGAAGATGCAAGCGTAAATCAGGATGTTGGTGGAACCTTCGATTTCACCAACACTGGAATAGAGCATGATTCTATGTCTTTGAATGTTGACCCGACGTACGCATTTACTGACAGAAATCCATGTGCACCGGTTGGCAACACAGAAGTTATTGTTCTTAGTGATTCTGAAGATGAGAATGACCTCTTCATATCTTCTGAAAACATATATAGGGACAACCGAAATGATGTCGGTggggtttctttttctgtgCCCTCTGCGGGAATTGCCAATTCCTACCCCGAAGATCCTGCTATTGGTGCTGGGGGGGACTCGTGCTTGGGTTATCTTGCTTCCAATGACAATGATTTTGGAATGCCTCTTTGGCCTTTACCATCTGGAACTCAAGGAGGGCCAGGTTTCCAGCTGTTTAGCCCGGATGTAGATGTCCCAGATGGCTTTATGGATTTGCAGCACGGCTCTATCAACTGTTcaactccaatgaatggttaTACATTGGCTCCAGATACTTCAATGGGTTCTGCATCTTTAGTCCCAGGTTGTACTGTTGGAGCTGCTGCCGATATGAGTGATGCCTTAGTGGACAATCCCTTGGCTTTTGACCGGGAAGACCCCTCTCTTCAAATATTTCTTCCAACGAGGCCTTCAGATACTTCTGTACAGACCGAGTTGAGAGATCAAGCTGACGTGGCCAACGGTATTCGTACTGAGGATTGGATCTCCCTTCGGCTTGGGGATGGTGTCACCGGCGGTCAAAATGAGTTAGCAGCTGCAAACGGATTAAATTCGAAACAGCCAGTACATTCCAGAGAAAGTGCTATGGATTCTTTAGCTGACACTG CTTCTTTGCTTCTTGGTATGAACGAAGGAAGATCTGAGAAGGCAAGCAGGCAAAGGTCGGATAGTCCATTCTCATTTCCCCGCCAAAAACGCTCTGTAAGACCGCGATTGTATCTCTCTATTGACTCAGACTCGGAATAG